The sequence below is a genomic window from Brettanomyces bruxellensis chromosome 9, complete sequence.
GTGTTTCCAAAACCTGTCGAGTTTGTGTTTGTGGTTGTGTTATTGGAACCAAACAGACCACCACCAGTACTGTTAGAGGGGAAAACAGAGTTATTGGTGTTATTGCCATTTGTATTAGCGCCAAAAGGCGAAGAGTTGGTTGGTCTCGAGCCAAATAAACCGGATGAGGCAGTGTTGTTGTTATTAACGTTGTTGTTACCTCCAAAGCCAAAACCTCCAGTgttatttgatgaattgcCAAAAAGACCACCCGAAGTATTTGTGTTGTTATTTCTATTACCGAACAACCCACCAGAGTTTGTGTTGTTGTTCGAGCCAAACCCTCCTCCAAAAGGCGAGCTCCTGTTGTTGTTGGCATTGTTATTATTGCTGTTCGAACCGAACCCACCAAACCCACTAGTGGTGTTAGATGAATTACCAAACATCACGGAGCACACTGATCCTTAAGACAAACAGAAGATTTTTGAATTGATCGAGAAGAGCAAAGTAACGTGAGACTGCCTTGATTATATGCAAGCTTTAGTCTTTTATCGTACTTTAACTACCAAAAGTATATGATAATGTGTTGCCAGATTTAAGACAGTGACTGTTTAACTCAGATTCCAAATGAAACAGAGAAAGAATGGTTTGTATCGCTAAGGAAAAAACACACGAGAAAAGGGAAAGGATACTTCACCTGAAATTGTGAGCTATGTCTGTAGCGTCAGAGGATTGTGCTGAATATTATATGAATTCGGTGTGCTAGGAGTATAGTTATCTTGCATGAAGATTCGGGGATGAATATTAGATACGggcattttcaaaagcagGCAGAAAGGAggtaccaaaaaaaagcatgaaaaaacaaaaaaaaaatttccgTCGGGGGCTTTGGCTGACCGAGGGAGGGTGGTTCGATTTTAACAGAGTCCATAATTGcgggtcgatcgacttgaCAAGAGAGAGTAATGGACGGGGAATATTAGTATGCAGGAGCGAgtaaatttgatgaaacAAGAAGTATAATAAATAGGTGGAATAAATAGAGGGGGGTGGGTAGGGGTATTGcaggagagaaaaaaaataaaaaaataaattgaaatgaaataaaacgCGTACCAATGCATCAATTATTTTTGCTCAGATTCGACACGCGACGTTCCTCATAGGTTGAAAGAAGATCGATTGAAACCATTTCTTGAGGGAAGAGTTAACAGTATAGACTGAGTAGAGCGGCAAGAGAATGGGTATTAGAGGATTGAACAGATTAGTGGCGGAAAATGCGCCCAAGGCAATTCGGTCAAACGAAATGAAATCCTTCTTCGGGAGGAAAATCGCAATAGATGCTTCCATGTGCTTATACCAGTTTTTAATTGCCGTTAGACAGCAGGATGGAAGTTCGCTTACGAACGATGCGGGTCATACGACATCACATTTGATGGGATTCTTTTACAGGACGATTAGAATGGTTGGCTATGGAATAAAGCCATGCTATGTGTTTGATGGTAAGCCACCAGTTATGAAAGGTGGAGAACTAGAAAAAAGACTCAAAAGACGTCAGGATGCCGAAGAAAAGGCAACCAAGGCCAAAGAGGCGGGAGAGGCACAAGAATTACAGAAATTTCAGAGAAGAACAGTTCGTGTGACACGAGAACAGAATGAAGAAGCTAAGCATCTTTTGAGACTGATGGGTATTCCATATGTTGAGGCACCATGTGAGGCAGAATCGCAATGTGCTGAACTTGCCAAAGCGGGAAACGTGTACGGTGCTGCATCTGAGGATATGGACACGCTTTGCTACCAGCCCACCGTTTTACTGCGTAATGTGACTGCTGCCGAGAGCAGAAAGCTTAAAATAGACCAGTACGACATCAAGGAGGTGTTAAAAGGATTTGACATGACGATAGAAGAGTTTGTGGATATGTGCATTCTCTTGGGTTGCGATTACTGCGAGACAATTAGAGGTGTTGGTCCAGTGACCGCGACAAAATTGATAAGGAAGTACAAGTCTTTGGAGAAAATAGTTGATGCGATAAAGCAAGACCCGAAGAGCAAGTTCAAGGTGCCGGATAACTGGCCATACAAAGAGGCAAGAGAGCTATTTTTGCATCCCGAGGTGAAACCAGGCTCGGAAATAAACTTAAAGTGGGAAGAGCCGGATGTAGAGGGGTTAGTGCAATTTATGGTGAAAGAGAACGGATTCAGTGAACAGAGAATTCGAGACGGTGCTGCCAAGTTGAAAAAGGCACTTAAAGGAGGAACCCAGGGCAGATTGGATGGATTTTTCAAGGTTTCAGGCTCCGTCAGTTCaggcaagaaaagaacTGCTTCTGATTCCaaggataagaagaagaagaggaaaactGGACGTTCTAGGCGTTAATGtgaggaaaagagaaggaTTATCAGTAGCAAATGATAATTACACATGTACTATATACTAGATGATAACTAATAAACAGAAGAATTTAGCAAGAAAGCTTTGCGGGCAGAGTTTAGAGAAATTCAATTAGATTTAACGGGGCTTGATGCCTGATGATATTTAAAGAATACTTAAAAGATACTTTGGCTCTGCTTAACGATGCTTTGAATACTGATGCTGTTCACTTTTGTGTTCACTTGATGTACGTAAAAAAAACATCTACAATAtatgctttattttatgtCACCGGTTGAAATTTTCGGAAGTCGAACAGACCCTGATACAGCACTAGCCACAGAATCAGCCACATCTCCAGCTTTTGAGACAAGTTCTGAAATGATGGAAGCAGCATCGCTTAAAGAACTTGCCGATCTTTGTCCCAATTCAACGGTATTTCCcacaaacttcttcatgCTCTGATCAATTCCAGACAAGTATCGAAAAGCTTCAGCCATGGGCCAGGGAATGCTTCTAATAAGTGGGATTATGTTTCCATAAAGCGGAATCTTAATCTCGCCTCTTTTACCATATTTAACTGCTTTATAAACCTCTCTGGCAACATCTTTTGGCTCCAACTCTGGGGCTAGGATAGTTGAAGGTGTAGGGACTCCTTGAAACATGTTTGTTTTAAGTTGACCTGGGCATAGCAAAAGAGTTTTCACACCTGAAATGTTGAAAGCTGGAGGTCCAAGCTCGTAAGTTAATGATTCATGAAGAGCAATAAGTCCCGATTTGGAAGCTCCATAGGCACTTAGCCTGGCCGGCGAAAGATATCCAAGTGTGGAAGCAATTGTAATGATGTATCCTCTGTGAACTGCAAGCATGTCGGGGAGAAATGCTTTAATTGTGTAAAAACTCGATAACAAGTTCACCTGCAAGGTTTTTTCGATCTCTTCAAAAGAGAGATCAAGTAGCTTTTTGCCCATAGTAATCCCGGCATTATTGATCAACATAGTAACAGTTCCGACTGTATTCCGAACATATTCAGCCTGTTCAAGAACTTGCTCCCTGTTACTAACATCACACTTCACATAGACAACACCTTCAACAAAGTTGTCTGTTCCTTCTTCCGGAACGGTAATATCAAAAACGACAACCCTGGCTTTTTTCGATATAAATTTCGAGGCCAGTTCTTTTCCGAGGCCTGAACTTCCTCCTGTTATTAAAACAATGTCCCTTTGGGGGTCAAATAGAATTCCAAAGGTTAAATCGGAAATGTCTAGATAGAGCTTGTTGAGTCTGTAGGCAAACGAAAATATTGGTCCTGTCATGTTTGTGTAGTGGGTTGGGCTTTTAGGAAAAAGAGTTGTTGTAgtttaaagaaaagagagataATAATTTATGAGAGAAGGTAAATGATAATTTATGGAAAGATATATTTGACGCCAGGATAAGAAGAGAGAATCCTTAATTCTAGCCCaagacaacaaaaaaaaaagttgtttAAATTTATGGATAagggaatttttttttttttttttttgaatttttgacTGATTTGATTCATACCTGGCTTATCAATAACCATCACACAGTCCTTTTACGGTTCACACATTTAAGTTAGCAAAAAGCTTTAAGGAATTAATGAAGATACAAAATAGTGATCCGCCGGGGGTTGTTCGAATCAAGCGGAAGCGGACGGATGAACCACTTCAAGCTTTATTGTTTGAGGAAGCTCCAACACATAAACGTGTGAGGAAAGGTACTTCCAGTTTTGTGTTTAAGCTTGCACGAACAGAGGAAAGGCTACTATCAGGAAGTAAAGCGGCTTTGGTATTGAATagagaggaggaaaatagTGGGGGCAAGAACCTATTCAGTATACCAAAGGTtaagagaaaagatatagcgagagaaaaaggagatgaagaaacaaaagatgaaagtgGGCCTGAAGTCAGCCCAGAAATCTTGGATATGGTGAGCAGCTATTTGAGCGGGGAGGAGGGAAATGGACaagaaaagccaaaagATGGTATTGCTGATAATAACAGTGCGCAAAACACTGATTATGTGTATGATGTGTACTACAGGAAACCAATAGACAGAGATTGGCATGCTTCTGACAACATTGGATATGTGAAATTGTCCGAGGAGGAACTTGAAGAGTTAGATAACAACATGGACTCGAAAACTTTACCAAATACGGATGACGAAGACTCAAACTCTGAGGATTACTACCTCAACGATTATCCGGAAGACGAGGATGGTGAGCTTGATGATGACAGCTATGAAGGTCTTGCCTCTGATGGAGGGAGTAATGATAGCGATAATTTTGATGCAAGTTCAAGCGAATTGGGAGATCGGTTTCCTGATCAGGTCTCGGATAGGCAAGAAATGGGCCAAAATTTGACGGATGATGATTATTTCCGTACAGTACGGAGTGAACAGTATGCAAGCGATAGCGAGGATGAGGGTGGAACGGAATTCAAAAGACACGACTTCTTTCCGAGTGATACAGATGACCCATTAGCAATTCATCGGGATAAGATATTTGACAAACTGGCTcggatgataaaaaaacagACTGAGAATGGAAGTTAGGAGGATTTGGGAAAGCGCACAAGAATTTATGAAGAGACAGATTTGTAAATATAGATAGATATGTAAATATATAGgtatataaatatacaGGTGTATAGTATAATTTGgattttatattttgctgATTTACTTATCATTAGCTTCATAATCCAACCCATCGGCCTTAGTAACGGACAAttacgtttttttttttagcatgtacattttgaatttaattgagttaactttttttttttttatggtCGACTTCTTGATGGTCCGGTATGCTCAGCTACCAGACTTCATCATTAACATTTTTGCATCTGCAGTTCACAATTAAACATTCAGAAGCAGCACATAGGAACGCAATTGTGCCGTCGaaaagcaacaacaaccaaaaaaaagcacagtTTTACTGTAGTCAACAAAAGTAACATCTGCACATAAGTGAGATAACACTAGAAGATGTCTTTGCGTGGTTTGGGGAAGGCCCTCTATAGGACACCACATAAACTATTCGGAAGCAAGTCGGATGAGGATTTCCAGATGTCGGCATGGGAAAATGACATTTCTACGGCAATGGCAGGCCTAGATTATATTAATTTACAGACGAAAAACTGGAAGAAATATTGGATAGACACAGCTACTACACTGTCAAATGTCTTGGGTATTCTTTCCGATGTTCACGATTCGTTGGATGCGAAATCGCAGAAAGATCAGAATcaggcagaaaaagaaagcaatgcACATTTCGGCAAACCTCTAAACTTGGcaaacaagaaagaaaatacaggTGAAAGCAATCGTACTACGAGTGATGAGCAATTTACATACATTACCCAGCACGAGCTGAAAGAGGCGCAGAGAGTAGCAAAGATCGTGTTTACGAACGTGCAAGAGATGGTGGATGCAGAATACAAGGGAATAGAGATACGGTGCTTGGAGATGAAGGAGAATTTGAAGTCTGTTGCGAAGTTGATCACGAAAAGAAACCACAAGAAGATGGATTACGACATGAGCTTCAACAATGTGGAAAAAGCAGTGGTTTCACGCGGGTCGGACAAAGTGGAAAAGGACATGTCGAAGCTGGAGCACTCACAGAACAAGATGCAACGTGCGAAGGAGATATTCAACAACTTGGACGTCAAGGTGCGAATGGTCGTACCACCAGTTCTAGAAGTACTGTCTGAATTTATGAACAAGCTCACGCTCAAGTTCTATTTTGCGAATGTTCGGACGATGGATTTCATGCGGACGACTGTCCGTCGGTTTGCACAATCGCAGGGTTTGCTTAGCAGGGCCGATTCATGCCTGACATACAAGATGATAATTGAAGAATTTACAGGTTCGTATACTGCCGGGCAGAGCAAGTTGCAGGACCTCGAGCTGTTGAAGTACTACAAGGAtatgaaggagaagaacCTCATGGACAAGGCTGTGAGTGGTACAGGGACGGTTGCCGGAATTGTTGTTAATGAGACGGCTGACATAACAGGAGCGTTATATGCTAAGGCATCCAAAACCGGCCAGAAGATCAACTTGCGAAAGCTGAAGATTGAGAATCCGGTCCGGCCTTACCGCGGGGAAAGTGGGATTTTCCAGTCGGCGACCGATCCAATCCAGTTTGAGCTCCTGTCGATGCGAAACGAGGAGAAGATGCTGTATGATGAAGCTTCATCTAGTGCAACTGAAATTTCCGACAGCCTCGATCAAAATACAAAGGCGGTTCCTCCTCCAGTCCCAGAACGAGACTTTTCGACACGACCAAGCAGTATATCATCGTTGAAAGATGAGAATGACTGGCTTAGGCCGCTTTCTCTTCACAAGAATGTCGAAAAGAGGGAGGCtgagagaaagaaggcaGAGCAAACTGCTGCTGGGAAGACTGCTGATTCtccatcttcaaaaacACCATCTTCCGGAAAATTCGATACCGTTTCAACCGATACCTCTTCCACTAACACCGACCCAAACTCAAGTGTGCTCTCTTCACTCAGCACATCAGAAAA
It includes:
- the FEN1 gene encoding Elongation of fatty acids protein 2 (BUSCO:EOG092634B1), coding for MGIRGLNRLVAENAPKAIRSNEMKSFFGRKIAIDASMCLYQFLIAVRQQDGSSLTNDAGHTTSHLMGFFYRTIRMVGYGIKPCYVFDGKPPVMKGGELEKRLKRRQDAEEKATKAKEAGEAQELQKFQRRTVRVTREQNEEAKHLLRLMGIPYVEAPCEAESQCAELAKAGNVYGAASEDMDTLCYQPTVLLRNVTAAESRKLKIDQYDIKEVLKGFDMTIEEFVDMCILLGCDYCETIRGVGPVTATKLIRKYKSLEKIVDAIKQDPKSKFKVPDNWPYKEARELFLHPEVKPGSEINLKWEEPDVEGLVQFMVKENGFSEQRIRDGAAKLKKALKGGTQGRLDGFFKVSGSVSSGKKRTASDSKDKKKKRKTGRSRR